A window of Parasynechococcus marenigrum WH 8102 contains these coding sequences:
- a CDS encoding tyrosine-type recombinase/integrase, which produces MHPHCTRHSHATHALRRGCNLYTLSQTLGHASSDTTGHYLQANPDDSSSLTLG; this is translated from the coding sequence TTGCATCCACATTGCACGCGTCACAGTCATGCCACGCATGCACTTCGCCGTGGTTGCAACCTCTACACGCTTTCTCAGACGCTTGGTCATGCCAGCAGTGACACCACAGGTCACTATCTGCAGGCTAATCCTGATGATTCGTCTTCATTGACGCTAGGTTGA
- the urtA gene encoding urea ABC transporter substrate-binding protein: MHVFSRFSKGAICSGTLALIAVSSSGGAYAFDATVTVGILHSLSGTMAISESTLVDTEKMAIDEINAAGGVEVDGKKYKIEYIVEDGASDWPTFAEKSKKLIDQDQVPVVFGGWTSASRKAMLPVYESKNAFLYYPIQYEGQECSNNIFYTGATPNQQSEPATKFMYEKSPAAGKPFFLVGSDYVFPRTSNTITKEQLKSLGGEVAGEDYLPLGNTEVAPIISKIKRALPKGGVIINTLNGDQNVAFFKQIQDAGITPKKGFYVMSYSIAEEEISTIGSEFLEGHYGAWNYMMSIDTPASKKFAADFKAKYGADRQVADPQESAYNMVYLWKKAVEKANSFDDDKVREVLVGIEFDAPQGPVKVMPNHHLSQTVRIGQITADGQFEILESTDGPVAPQAWNQFEPSSKGFACDWTDAAKGEKYEM; encoded by the coding sequence ATGCACGTTTTTTCACGCTTTTCAAAGGGTGCAATATGCTCTGGAACCCTTGCCTTGATCGCAGTCTCCTCATCAGGAGGCGCCTATGCATTTGATGCAACAGTCACCGTCGGCATCCTGCACTCGCTGTCCGGCACCATGGCCATCTCCGAGTCCACCCTGGTGGACACCGAGAAAATGGCGATCGATGAGATCAACGCCGCTGGTGGTGTCGAAGTGGACGGCAAGAAATACAAGATCGAATACATCGTCGAGGACGGTGCTTCCGATTGGCCCACCTTCGCTGAGAAGTCCAAGAAGCTGATCGACCAGGACCAGGTGCCCGTTGTCTTCGGTGGCTGGACCTCCGCCAGCCGCAAGGCGATGCTGCCTGTCTACGAGTCAAAGAACGCTTTCCTCTATTACCCGATTCAGTACGAGGGTCAGGAGTGTTCCAACAACATCTTTTACACCGGTGCCACGCCGAACCAGCAGTCGGAGCCTGCCACCAAGTTCATGTATGAGAAGTCGCCTGCCGCTGGCAAGCCCTTCTTCCTGGTGGGTTCGGACTACGTTTTCCCCCGCACCTCCAACACCATCACCAAGGAACAGCTCAAGTCCCTGGGTGGCGAAGTGGCCGGTGAGGACTACCTGCCCCTGGGCAACACCGAGGTTGCTCCGATCATTTCCAAAATCAAGAGAGCTCTCCCTAAGGGAGGCGTGATCATCAACACCCTGAACGGTGACCAGAACGTCGCCTTCTTCAAGCAGATCCAGGACGCCGGTATCACCCCTAAGAAGGGCTTCTACGTGATGAGCTATTCCATCGCGGAAGAGGAGATCAGCACCATCGGTTCTGAGTTCCTTGAGGGCCACTACGGCGCTTGGAACTACATGATGTCGATCGACACCCCGGCATCCAAGAAGTTCGCCGCAGACTTCAAGGCCAAGTACGGCGCCGACCGCCAGGTCGCTGACCCCCAGGAGTCGGCCTACAACATGGTCTACCTGTGGAAGAAGGCTGTCGAGAAGGCCAACAGCTTCGACGACGACAAGGTGCGTGAAGTCCTGGTCGGCATCGAGTTCGACGCGCCTCAGGGACCTGTGAAGGTGATGCCCAACCACCACCTCTCACAGACCGTGCGCATTGGTCAGATCACTGCTGACGGTCAGTTCGAGATCCTCGAATCCACCGATGGTCCTGTGGCTCCTCAGGCCTGGAACCAGTTCGAGCCCAGCTCCAAGGGCTTCGCTTGCGACTGGACCGACGCCGCCAAGGGCGAGAAATATGAAATGTAG
- a CDS encoding tyrosine-type recombinase/integrase — MTAGGWKSPLNHSSKSDLALTLDPQKTLSDKSSDKLPPVLVGMDKAEALAYVSRLFDAAQAGAVLWSDSLLLKRFLAQCSRTGSQETQDGYRREIRHYVRWRDRVHPHLHLREIDSTLVEDWIAELRQQVELGDLKPRSFNRRISAISSLYRWASEATRSAVSGVPRNPVPRRTGLSAAKLAKPLSEADLTSVFGAISAVKVKGSTIAARDLVLVRGSYLIGCRVSELIALKWQDIERLETGGQIHLLGKGSKPRTVRVSEETIQLFESIGRGEPDQWLFPSSRRKGPLTRQAVADRMKRWGC; from the coding sequence ATGACTGCTGGGGGGTGGAAGTCCCCCTTAAACCATTCCAGCAAAAGCGATCTGGCTCTTACGCTAGATCCTCAAAAAACGCTTTCCGACAAATCGTCCGACAAATTGCCGCCTGTGTTGGTTGGCATGGACAAGGCAGAGGCGTTGGCGTATGTCAGCCGTCTCTTCGACGCTGCCCAAGCTGGAGCTGTCCTTTGGAGCGACAGCCTCCTGCTAAAAAGGTTTCTCGCCCAATGCAGCCGTACTGGCAGTCAGGAAACCCAAGACGGTTATCGCCGTGAAATTCGTCATTACGTCAGGTGGCGAGACCGTGTTCACCCCCACCTGCATTTGCGTGAAATTGATTCGACGCTTGTCGAAGATTGGATCGCCGAACTGCGTCAGCAAGTCGAGCTTGGTGATCTGAAGCCGCGCTCTTTCAACAGGCGTATCTCAGCTATCAGCAGCCTGTATCGATGGGCGTCGGAAGCTACCCGATCAGCTGTGTCAGGAGTGCCGCGGAACCCAGTCCCCCGAAGAACAGGGCTGTCGGCAGCAAAGTTGGCCAAACCACTGTCTGAGGCTGATCTGACATCTGTCTTTGGTGCAATAAGTGCAGTGAAGGTAAAGGGGTCAACCATTGCTGCGCGTGACTTGGTGTTGGTGCGCGGTTCGTATCTGATCGGTTGCCGTGTGTCAGAGCTGATCGCCTTGAAGTGGCAAGACATTGAGCGTCTTGAAACCGGCGGCCAGATTCATCTATTGGGCAAGGGCAGCAAGCCACGCACTGTGCGAGTCAGCGAGGAAACCATTCAGCTCTTTGAGTCGATTGGCAGGGGGGAGCCAGATCAATGGTTGTTTCCTTCTTCGAGAAGAAAAGGACCTTTGACGAGACAGGCCGTCGCTGATCGGATGAAGCGATGGGGGTGTTGA
- a CDS encoding tyrosine-type recombinase/integrase, whose protein sequence is MPATLGLFQGLGRGSDEEFVFPSPRRAGHLTRQAIGDVCHKWGRRAGFHVHPHQLRHSHATHAVQRGIDVFTLQATLGHSTSATTGHYVASNPRDSSSLRLG, encoded by the coding sequence TTGCCAGCAACGCTTGGCCTCTTTCAAGGACTTGGCCGCGGCTCTGATGAAGAGTTCGTCTTCCCAAGTCCCAGGCGGGCTGGGCATCTCACGCGCCAAGCAATCGGAGATGTTTGCCACAAGTGGGGAAGAAGAGCTGGCTTCCATGTCCATCCACACCAGCTGAGGCACAGCCATGCCACACATGCGGTTCAGCGGGGAATCGATGTATTCACGCTCCAAGCAACGCTTGGACATTCAACGAGCGCGACAACTGGTCACTATGTCGCTAGCAACCCTCGGGACAGTTCTTCACTTCGGCTTGGATAG
- a CDS encoding site-specific integrase, whose translation MLPLAWEARNVAEAMQWIGRIYKLIHTGDHSLKTARDAVLGKATTHVEKKDWTWDQICEKYRNHLQTRKNKIKDTTFEASYGRYFEVMLKLLRSNTPPRTGAQLLDAVLSAPRVNKKPGKMFGTPLKTWGEQDASRLECCLAIKNMLTYAVSMDYRPGLWLIPEALYEDLRGSDSAAAALKGKSDLTDIEILELIQTIEQRSPGWASVLRLCATFGLRPCEADRNRHLEVRVNSRGQEQLHCSYQKKAGKRLTPQRWLVPLPFIDHGGERVWWDGWRGLNDLPWPPVERVDGAALGKFLRRQPEWKSLVAEKAKQGLQLKPYAFRDSFTHRCARFGIADADAALASGHSVKVHRESYINTSTETMLDAFERAAGRN comes from the coding sequence GTGCTCCCTCTCGCATGGGAGGCCCGCAACGTGGCCGAGGCGATGCAGTGGATCGGTCGGATCTACAAACTGATCCACACCGGAGACCACAGCCTGAAGACCGCTCGTGATGCGGTTCTGGGGAAGGCCACCACCCACGTGGAGAAGAAGGACTGGACCTGGGATCAGATCTGCGAGAAATATCGGAACCACCTTCAGACCCGGAAAAACAAAATCAAGGACACCACCTTCGAAGCGTCTTACGGCCGGTACTTCGAGGTGATGCTGAAACTGCTCCGCAGCAACACACCCCCCCGCACCGGCGCTCAACTGTTGGATGCAGTGCTGTCGGCCCCCAGGGTCAACAAGAAACCTGGAAAGATGTTTGGGACGCCGTTGAAGACCTGGGGCGAGCAAGACGCCAGCCGGTTGGAGTGCTGCCTGGCGATCAAAAACATGCTCACCTACGCGGTGTCGATGGACTACCGGCCGGGGTTGTGGCTGATCCCTGAAGCTCTCTACGAGGACCTGCGCGGCTCAGACAGTGCTGCCGCGGCATTGAAAGGAAAAAGCGACCTCACTGACATCGAGATCCTGGAACTGATCCAGACCATCGAACAGCGCAGCCCAGGGTGGGCGTCAGTCCTCCGCCTCTGCGCGACGTTCGGGTTGAGGCCCTGCGAAGCCGATCGAAACCGGCACCTTGAGGTCCGGGTCAACAGCCGCGGCCAGGAGCAACTGCACTGCAGTTATCAGAAGAAGGCCGGAAAACGTCTTACCCCGCAGCGTTGGCTCGTCCCCCTGCCATTCATTGATCACGGTGGCGAGAGGGTCTGGTGGGACGGCTGGCGGGGCCTGAACGATCTGCCCTGGCCCCCGGTCGAGCGGGTCGATGGTGCAGCACTCGGGAAGTTTCTGCGCCGACAACCGGAATGGAAATCCTTGGTCGCCGAGAAGGCGAAGCAAGGACTTCAGCTCAAGCCTTATGCCTTCAGAGATTCATTCACCCACCGCTGCGCACGCTTCGGGATCGCTGATGCAGACGCGGCCCTGGCCAGCGGCCACAGCGTGAAGGTTCACCGCGAGAGTTACATCAACACCAGCACCGAAACGATGTTGGATGCGTTCGAGCGGGCCGCGGGACGGAATTGA